One part of the Algibacter sp. L1A34 genome encodes these proteins:
- a CDS encoding glycoside hydrolase family 97 protein, with protein MKSFILIIAVLFSVILGNAQELKSPNGELNMQFSLEFNGVPTYKLGYKSKPVIKPSHLGLELKDDEKSLLNDFKISNTETATFDNIWQPVWGETKDIRNHYNELAITLTQNETDRKMIIRFRLFNDGLGFRYEFPSQENLVYFVIKEEKTQFAMTGDHTAFWIPGDYDSQEYDFTESKLSEIRGLFDTALTDNASQEQYSKTGVQTSLIMKTADGLYINLHEAALVNYSCMNLNLDDENMIFESWLTPDAIGDKGYMQAPCTSPWRTIMISDDARDILASNITLNLNEPCEIEDTSWIKPVKYIGVWWEMITGKSSWQYTDELPSVELGITDYTKVEPNKTHAANNTKVKQYIDFASEHGFDGVLVEGWNEGWEDWFGKSKDYVFDFVTPYPDFDVEAIHKYAKSKGVKMIMHHETSGSSRNYERHLDQAYQFMKDNGYDAVKSGYVGDMLPRGEHHYGQWIVNHFQYCVEKAADYEIMVNAHEAVRPTGISRTYPNLIGNESARGTEFQAFGGSKPNHVTVLPFTRLIGGPMDYTPGIFEMDISKLNPNNNSHVNSTIANQLALYVTIYSPLQMAADLPENYERFMDAFQFIKDVAIDWDKSVYLEAEPGYYVTIARKEKGSSNWFVGNVNGNESRVSTIKFDFLEKGKKYKAIIYADAKDAHYKTNPQAYKITTKTVTSKSKLSQLSAPGGGYAISIMEVK; from the coding sequence ATGAAGTCATTTATATTGATAATTGCTGTTTTGTTTTCTGTAATACTAGGAAATGCTCAAGAGCTGAAATCGCCCAATGGCGAATTAAATATGCAGTTTTCGTTAGAGTTCAATGGTGTGCCAACCTATAAGTTGGGGTATAAAAGCAAACCGGTAATTAAACCAAGTCATTTAGGCTTGGAGTTGAAAGATGATGAAAAATCGTTATTAAACGACTTCAAAATTTCAAATACAGAAACTGCAACTTTCGATAATATATGGCAGCCAGTTTGGGGTGAAACCAAAGATATTCGTAATCATTATAACGAATTAGCAATCACTCTAACTCAGAATGAAACGGATAGAAAAATGATTATCCGTTTTCGTTTATTTAATGATGGATTGGGCTTTCGGTATGAATTTCCGTCACAAGAAAACCTTGTTTATTTTGTAATTAAAGAAGAAAAAACGCAGTTTGCCATGACTGGAGATCACACGGCTTTTTGGATTCCAGGGGATTATGATTCTCAGGAATACGATTTTACAGAATCAAAATTATCAGAAATTAGAGGTTTGTTCGATACAGCTTTAACCGATAACGCATCGCAAGAGCAGTATTCTAAAACAGGAGTGCAAACGTCTTTAATAATGAAAACTGCCGATGGTTTATATATTAATTTACACGAAGCTGCGCTTGTTAATTATTCTTGTATGAATCTTAATTTAGATGATGAAAACATGATTTTCGAGTCCTGGTTAACACCAGATGCTATAGGTGATAAAGGTTATATGCAGGCGCCATGCACATCGCCTTGGAGAACCATTATGATAAGTGATGATGCTCGAGATATATTAGCGTCTAACATAACATTAAACTTAAATGAGCCTTGTGAAATTGAAGATACATCTTGGATTAAACCCGTGAAATACATTGGTGTTTGGTGGGAAATGATTACAGGAAAAAGTTCTTGGCAATATACAGACGAATTACCAAGTGTGGAACTCGGTATTACAGATTACACTAAAGTGGAACCAAATAAAACGCATGCAGCAAATAATACTAAAGTGAAACAATATATTGATTTTGCTTCCGAGCATGGTTTTGATGGTGTTTTGGTTGAAGGTTGGAATGAAGGTTGGGAAGATTGGTTTGGGAAATCGAAAGATTATGTATTCGATTTTGTAACGCCATACCCAGATTTCGATGTAGAAGCTATACATAAATATGCGAAATCTAAAGGTGTAAAAATGATTATGCATCACGAGACTTCCGGTTCTTCGCGTAATTACGAACGACATCTAGATCAGGCTTATCAGTTTATGAAAGATAATGGTTACGATGCTGTAAAAAGTGGGTATGTTGGAGATATGTTACCACGAGGTGAGCATCATTATGGGCAATGGATTGTAAACCATTTTCAATATTGTGTAGAAAAAGCGGCAGATTATGAGATTATGGTTAATGCGCACGAAGCAGTGAGACCAACGGGGATTAGCAGAACGTACCCAAATTTAATTGGGAATGAATCTGCTCGAGGAACCGAGTTTCAAGCCTTTGGTGGTTCTAAACCAAACCATGTTACTGTATTGCCGTTTACGCGTTTAATTGGCGGACCTATGGATTATACGCCAGGTATTTTTGAAATGGATATCAGCAAGCTTAATCCAAATAATAATTCGCATGTAAATAGTACTATCGCCAATCAATTAGCGCTTTATGTAACGATTTATTCGCCGTTACAAATGGCAGCCGATTTGCCAGAAAATTACGAGCGTTTTATGGATGCCTTTCAGTTTATAAAAGATGTGGCTATCGATTGGGATAAGAGCGTGTATTTAGAAGCCGAACCTGGTTATTATGTTACTATTGCTCGAAAAGAAAAAGGTTCCAGCAATTGGTTTGTTGGTAATGTAAACGGTAATGAATCTCGGGTTTCGACTATTAAATTCGATTTCTTAGAAAAAGGAAAAAAATATAAAGCAATTATTTATGCCGATGCCAAAGACGCGCATTATAAAACCAATCCGCAGGCTTATAAAATTACTACGAAAACGGTAACGAGTAAATCTAAATTATCGCAATTATCGGCTCCTGGCGGAGGTTATGCAATTAGTATTATGGAAGTTAAATAG